The following proteins come from a genomic window of Melospiza georgiana isolate bMelGeo1 chromosome 3, bMelGeo1.pri, whole genome shotgun sequence:
- the LOC131081443 gene encoding transmembrane protein 121-like encodes MVPPPPVSKPHVCLSTVLIMTSLVLMDAYLVEQSQGSRKLGICVMVAVGDICFLLVLRYVAIWVGAEVKTAKRGYAMILWFLYVFVLEIKVYFVYQNYKADRKSLDLIARKALTLLLSICIPALYVLLVATEHMEYVRTFKKKEDLRNRLFWVIVDMLDVLDIQANLWEPQKKGLPLWAEGIMFFYCYILLLVLPCVSLCEISMQGIGIVPHRMMLYPMLSMLTVNIATIFIRGSNMVFFRDARVSSIFMGKNMLAIGMKVCMFVQYQRHQHHAPPGPDPQHSTPAQPPSGLRKARDQPACPEELAQDNT; translated from the coding sequence ATGGTTCCCCCACCACCTGTCAGCAAGCCCCATGTGTGCCTCTCCACAGTGCTCATCATGACCAGCCTCGTCCTCATGGATGCCTACCTggtggagcagagccagggctccaGGAAGCTGGGCATCTGTGTCATGGTGGCAGTGGGTGACATTTGCTTCCTGCTGGTGCTCCGCTACGTGGCTATCTGGGTTGGGGCAGAGGTAAAGACAGCCAAGCGAGGATACGCCATGATCCTCTGGTTCCTCTACGTCTTCGTTCTGGAGATCAAAGTCTACTTTGTATACCAGAATTACAAAGCTGACCGGAAAAGTTTGGATCTCATCGCCCGCAAAGCGCTGACCTTGCTGCTCTCCATCTGCATCCCAGCTCTCTACGTGCTCCTGGTGGCCACCGAGCACATGGAGTACGTCAGAACGTTCAAGAAGAAGGAGGATCTCCGCAACCGCCTCTTCTGGGTCATTGTGGACATGCTGGACGTGCTGGACATCCAGGCCAACCTGTGGGAGCCCCAGAAGAAAGGGCTGCCCCTCTGGGCTGAGGGCATCATGTTCTTCTACTGCTACATCCTGCTCCTGGTCCTGCCCTGCGTGTCCCTGTGCGAGATCAGCATGCAGGGCATCGGCATCGTGCCGCACCGCATGATGCTCTACCCCATGCTCAGCATGCTCACCGTCAACATCGCCACCATCTTCATCCGAGGCAGCAACATGGTCTTCTTCAGGGATGCCCGGGTCTCCAGCATCTTCATGGGCAAGAACATGCTGGCCATTGGCATGAAGGTCTGCATGTTCGTGCAGTACCAGCGGCACCAGCACCACGCGCCCCCGGGGCCGGACCCGCAGCACAGCACCCCGGCCCAGCCGCCCTCGGGGCTGCGCAAGGCCCGGGACCAGCCTGCCTGCCCCGAGGAGCTGGCCCAGGACAACACGTGA